Proteins encoded within one genomic window of Streptomyces sp. NBC_00523:
- the nuoK gene encoding NADH-quinone oxidoreductase subunit NuoK yields MHLAYPAVLAALLFCTGLYGVLARRNAILVLMSVELMLNAVNLNLVAFDVWLRDRLHSGQALTLFTIAIAAAEIGIGLAIVLAVHRNRGSSDVDRLRDTAETDEAETVPAGDDEDDAPDPEDQATAAAGKAKKAEATP; encoded by the coding sequence ATGCACCTCGCCTATCCCGCGGTGCTCGCCGCCCTCCTCTTCTGCACCGGGCTGTACGGAGTTCTCGCCCGCCGCAACGCGATCCTCGTCCTGATGTCCGTCGAGCTGATGCTCAACGCCGTCAACCTCAACCTGGTCGCGTTCGACGTATGGCTCCGCGACCGCCTGCACTCCGGCCAGGCCCTCACCCTGTTCACCATCGCCATCGCGGCGGCGGAGATCGGCATCGGCCTGGCGATCGTCCTCGCCGTCCACCGCAACCGGGGCAGCTCCGACGTCGACCGCCTCCGCGACACCGCCGAGACCGACGAGGCCGAGACCGTCCCGGCCGGCGACGACGAGGACGACGCCCCCGACCCCGAAGACCAGGCCACTGCTGCGGCAGGGAAGGCAAAGAAGGCAGAGGCCACCCCGTGA